A genomic region of Ammospiza nelsoni isolate bAmmNel1 chromosome 3, bAmmNel1.pri, whole genome shotgun sequence contains the following coding sequences:
- the LOC132070600 gene encoding serine/arginine-rich splicing factor 7-like isoform X2, which yields MSRYGRYETKVYVGNLGTGAGKGELERAFSYYGPLRTVWIARNPPGFAFVEFEDPRDAEDAVLGLDGKIICGSRVRVEVSTGMPRRSRYDRPPARRPFDPNDRCYECGEKGHYAYDCHRYSRRRRSRSRSRSRSRSRGRRYSRSRSRSRGRRSRSASYRRSRSMSPRRYRSFSPRRSRSGSLRRSRSRSRSRSRSRSVVWPRSSRSKSRSPSPKRSHSPSGSP from the exons ATGTCGCGATACGGGCGATACG AGACCAAGGTGTACGTGGGCAACCTGGGCACGGGCGCCGGCAAAGGcgagctggagagagccttcAGCTACTATGGACCGCTGAGAACCGTGTGGATCGCCAGGAACCCGCCGGGGTTCGCCTTCGTGGAGTTCGAAGACCCCCGGGATGCCGAAGATGCTGTGCTTGGCCTCGATGGGAA GATAATATGCGGCTCCAGGGTCAGAGTGGAAGTATCCACAGGGATGCCGCGCCGCTCCCGCTACGACCGACCCCCAGCCCGGCGCCCCTTCGACCCCAACGACAGATGCTACGAGTGTGGTGAGAAAGGCCACTATGCCTATGACTGTCACCGCTATAGCCGGCGAAGGAGGAGCAG GTCCCGCTCTAGATCCCGCTCGAGGTCCCGAGGGAGAAGGTATTCCCGGTCACGCAGCCGCAGCCGTGGTAGGAG ATCCAGGTCAGCTTCCTACCGCCGGTCCCGGTCGATGTCTCCTCGCAGATACAGATCCTTCTCCCCCCGCAGGTCCCGCTCTGGTTCTCTAAGAAGGTCAAG atCTAGGTCCAGGTCACGCTCCAGGTCCCGGTCCGTTGTATGGCCTCGAAGCAG
- the GEMIN6 gene encoding gem-associated protein 6 yields the protein MNDWQRKSPLDWQTYVNKLVKVVAVEKHEYEGWVLTVDPVSATIVLATFPENEKGSISFIMGHAVQEVEVLQEGDSDMEQRLAHILAPEESQAYSAEELERRKNALKTWLESNHIPVGEQGELGRTLSVAGVLSIEPPYGPEQCSSTNEIILARVQGLLQGFLQQQR from the exons ATGAATGACTGGCAGAGAAAAAGCCCTCTAGACTGGCAAACGTATGTGAACAAATTGGTCAAAGTTGTTGCAGTTGAGAAACATGAATATGAAGGATGGGTTTTAACAGTTGACCCAGTTTCTGCCAC CATTGTCCTCGCAACATTCCCAGAGAACGAGAAAGGATCTATATCGTTCATTATGGGCCACGCTGTCCAGGAGGTGGAGGTCCTGCAGGAAGGGGACAGTGACATGGAGCAGCGCCTCGCCCACATCCTCGCGCCCGAGGAAAGCCAAGCCTACAGCGcggaggagctggagaggaggaagaacGCCTTGAAGACGTGGCTGGAGAGCAACCACATCCCCGTGGGCGagcagggggagctgggcaggacgCTGAGCGTGGCGGGGGTGCTGAGCATCGAGCCCCCGTACGGCCCcgagcagtgcagcagcaccaaCGAGATCATCCTGGCCCGCGTGCAGGGCCTGCTGCAGGGCTTCCTGCAACAGCAGCgctga
- the SRSF7 gene encoding serine/arginine-rich splicing factor 7, whose amino-acid sequence MSRYGRYGGETKVYVGNLGTGAGKGELERAFSYYGPLRTVWIARNPPGFAFVEFEDPRDAEDAVRGLDGKVICGSRVRVEVSTGMPRRSRYDRPPARRPFDPNDRCYECGEKGHYAYDCHRYSRRRRSRSRSRSRSRSRGRRYSRSRSRSRGRRSRSASYRRSRSVSPRRSRSVSPRRSRSGSLKRSRSRSRSRSRSRSVTWPRSRSRSHGRSKSGSPAKSRSKSRSASPKRSRSPSGSPQRSASPERMD is encoded by the exons ATGTCGCGTTACGGCCGCTATGGAGGCG AGACCAAGGTGTACGTGGGCAACCTGGGCACGGGCGCCGGCAAAGGcgagctggagagagccttcAGCTACTATGGACCGCTGAGAACCGTGTGGATCGCCAGGAACCCGCCGGGGTTCGCCTTCGTGGAGTTCGAAGACCCCCGGGATGCTGAAGATGCTGTCCGTGGACTTGACGGGAA GGTGATCTGCGGCTCCAGGGTCAGAGTGGAAGTATCCACAGGGATGCCGCGCCGCTCCCGCTACGATCGGCCCCCTGCCCGGCGCCCCTTCGACCCCAACGACAGATGCTACGAGTGTGGTGAGAAAGGCCACTATGCCTATGACTGTCACCGCTATAGCCGGCGAAGGAGGAGCAG GTCCCGCTCTAGATCCCGCTCGAGGTCCCGAGGGAGAAGGTATTCCCGGTCACGCAGCCGCAGCCGTGGTAGGAG GTCCAGGTCAGCTTCCTATCGTAGGTCCAGGTCCGTGTCTCCTCGTAGGTCTAGGTCCGTGTCTCCCCGCCGGTCCCGGTCGGGTTCCTTGAAGAGATCAAG GTCTAGATCAAGATCCAGATCTAGATCCAGATCTGTTACATGGCCCCGAAGCAG GTCTAGGTCTCATGGCAGATCAAAGTCTGGCTCGCCAGCTAAGag CCGGTCCAAGTCCCGGTCAGCGTCTCCAAAGAGAAG ccGTTCACCATCAGGAAGCCCTCAACGAAGTGCAAGTCCTGAAAGAATGGATTAA
- the GALM gene encoding galactose mutarotase → MTTVRKEEFGRMPPEEGGGEVEKFVLQSDSVRVEILSFGCIITRLETKDKDGQFSDIVLGFDTLEGYTAKHPYFGTVVGRVANRIANGKFSVDGKQYQLFTNNGPNSLHGGAKGFDKVLWSAEVLPNGVRFFRLSPDGEEGYPGDLKVWVTYTLNGRELAINYQAQTSKTTPISLTNHSYFNLAGQGSRDVYDHEISIEADSYLPVDDTQIPTGEVAAVQGTGFDLRQPVELGKHLQKFHLGGFDHNFCLHQGQDRRLVARVFHPPTGRTMEVHTTQPGIQFYTGNFLDGSLKGKGGATYPKHSAFCLETQNWPDAVNKPHFPNALLHPGEEYNHTTWLVFNTA, encoded by the exons ATGACGACGGTGCGGAAAGAGGAGTTCGGGCGGATGCCCCCGGAGGAGGGAGGCGGAGAGGTGGAGAAGTTCGTCCTACAGTCGGACAGCGTGAGAGTGGAGATCCTGTCTTTTGGGTGCATTATCACCAGGCTGGAGACAAAAGACAAGGATGGGCAGTTTTCAGATATTGTCCTAGGATTTGACACTTTAGAAG GTTACACGGCGAAGCACCCGTACTTCGGTACTGTCGTGGGCCGTGTTGCCAACAGGATTGCAAATGGGAAGTTCAGTGTGGACGGGAAGCAGTATCAGCTGTTCACCAACAACGGGCCCAACAGCCTGCACGGAGGAGCCAAGGGGTTTGACAAG GTTCTCTGGAGTGCCGAGGTGCTCCCAAATGGCGTCCGCTTCTTCCGGCTCAGCCCCGACGGCGAGGAAGGCTACCCTGGTGACCTCAAAGTCTGGGTCACCTACACCCTTAATGGCAGGGAGCTGGCCATCAACTACCAGGCCCAGACCAGCAAGACAACCCCCATCAGCCTGACAAACCACTCCTACTTCAACCTGGCAGGGCAG ggctcccgGGATGTCTATGACCACGAGATCTCCATTGAAGCAGATTCCTACCTGCCTGTGGATGACACCCAGATCCCTACTG GGGAGGTGGCCGCAGTGCAGGGCACTGGATTTGATCTCCGGCAGCCTGTGGAGCTGGGCAAGCACTTGCAGAAGTTTCACCTGGGTGGCTTTGACCACAACTTCTGCCTGCACCAGGGGCAGGATCGACGCCTTGTGGCCAG GGTTTTCCACCCACCCACTGGCAGGACCATGGAGGTTCACACCACCCAGCCTGGCATCCAGTTTTACACTGGGAACTTCCTGGATGGTTCCCTGAAGGGCAAAGGTGGTGCCACATACCCCAAGCACTCAGCTTTCTGCCTGGAAACTCAGAACTGGCCTGATGCTGTGAACAAG cctcacTTCCCCAATGCCCTGCTCCATCCGGGTGAGGAATACAACCACACCACGTGGCTCGTGTTCAACACTGCTTGA